A region from the Halomonas piscis genome encodes:
- a CDS encoding BKACE family enzyme, with translation MNRNVILTCAVTGAGDTTGKNPNVPVTPRQIADSCIEAARAGASVAHIHVRDPETGGISHSTDHFREVMERVREADTDIVMNITAGGGGDWTPDSEDPTRGGPGTDIQTPAERHEPVGELLPELCTLDCGSLNFSDMVYINTAEWLREHARLVQQAGVKPELECFDLGHVWFARQLQQEGLIDGDPLYQLCLGIPWGAEADTETMLAMRNKLPDNADWAAFGIGRHQMPMVAQAMLLGGHARVGLEDNLMLKKGVMATNGQLVEKAGGIIENLGGRVMTPAETRERLKLRDPSTGKIVGGEA, from the coding sequence ATGAACCGCAACGTCATCCTGACCTGCGCCGTTACCGGCGCCGGCGACACCACCGGCAAGAACCCCAACGTGCCGGTAACGCCCCGGCAGATCGCCGACAGCTGCATCGAAGCCGCTCGCGCCGGCGCCAGCGTGGCGCACATCCACGTGCGCGACCCGGAAACCGGCGGCATCAGCCACTCCACCGACCACTTCCGCGAAGTCATGGAGCGGGTTCGCGAGGCGGACACCGATATCGTCATGAACATCACCGCCGGCGGCGGCGGCGACTGGACCCCGGACTCGGAAGACCCCACCCGCGGCGGGCCCGGCACCGACATCCAGACGCCGGCCGAGCGCCACGAGCCGGTGGGCGAGCTGCTTCCCGAGCTCTGCACGCTGGACTGCGGCAGCCTCAACTTCAGCGACATGGTCTACATCAATACCGCCGAGTGGCTGCGCGAGCATGCGCGCCTGGTGCAGCAGGCCGGCGTCAAGCCGGAGCTTGAGTGCTTCGACCTGGGCCACGTCTGGTTTGCCCGCCAGCTGCAGCAGGAAGGCCTGATCGACGGTGACCCGCTCTATCAGCTGTGCCTGGGCATTCCCTGGGGCGCCGAAGCCGACACCGAAACCATGCTCGCCATGCGCAACAAGCTGCCGGACAATGCCGACTGGGCCGCCTTCGGCATCGGCCGCCACCAGATGCCCATGGTCGCCCAGGCCATGCTGCTCGGCGGTCACGCCCGGGTCGGCCTGGAAGACAACCTCATGCTCAAAAAAGGCGTGATGGCAACCAACGGCCAGCTGGTCGAAAAGGCCGGCGGCATCATCGAAAACCTCGGCGGGCGCGTCATGACCCCGGCCGAAACTCGCGAACGGCTCAAGCTGCGCGATCCCAGCACCGGCAAGATCGTTGGGGGTGAGGCATGA